From Actinosynnema mirum DSM 43827, a single genomic window includes:
- a CDS encoding Crp/Fnr family transcriptional regulator: MSWSPSTTQPEQPVWPHDSLLSRLRDQARDELLAMGTVVRYAPNRDVIVQDARDTHALLLLDGVVKVQTTDETGDTALLAIKAAGDFVGEMAALDRKPRSASVITCGEVTARMISSSELMGFLHRRNEVFVEMIGMVNERLRWAIERRRDFLARAADERLAKVLAELVRTHGREEPGGWTLGFPLTKVELASIAGMKPRTAEKAFSDLRKAGVVVSHLRRDVLVPDLDALRAYAQRPPR; this comes from the coding sequence ATGTCATGGTCACCGAGCACGACCCAGCCGGAGCAACCGGTGTGGCCGCACGACAGCCTGCTGTCGCGGCTGCGCGACCAGGCGCGCGACGAGCTGCTGGCGATGGGCACGGTGGTGCGGTACGCGCCGAACCGGGACGTGATCGTGCAGGACGCCCGCGACACGCACGCGCTGCTGCTGCTCGACGGCGTGGTGAAGGTGCAGACCACGGACGAGACCGGCGACACCGCGCTGCTGGCGATCAAGGCGGCCGGTGACTTCGTCGGCGAGATGGCGGCGCTGGACCGCAAGCCGAGGTCGGCGAGCGTGATCACGTGCGGCGAGGTGACCGCGCGGATGATCAGCAGCAGCGAGCTGATGGGCTTCCTGCACCGCCGCAACGAGGTCTTCGTCGAGATGATCGGCATGGTGAACGAGCGGCTGCGGTGGGCGATCGAGCGCAGGCGGGACTTCCTCGCGCGGGCGGCCGACGAGCGGTTGGCGAAGGTGCTCGCGGAGCTGGTGCGCACGCACGGCCGCGAGGAGCCCGGCGGGTGGACGCTCGGGTTCCCGCTGACCAAGGTGGAGCTGGCGTCGATCGCGGGCATGAAGCCGCGCACGGCGGAGAAGGCGTTCAGCGACCTGCGCAAGGCCGGGGTCGTGGTGAGCCACCTGCGCCGGGACGTGCTGGTGCCCGACCTGGACGCGCTGCGCGCCTACGCCCAGCGCCCGCCGCGCTGA
- a CDS encoding serine protein kinase RIO, producing the protein MDDYGPREVRTRVRVVRDDEENVRRGRLTQEAKKRLGESRQLTGPEDGDRWSTWGSADQGPAPHPAWLVTDLGAVDRELGLIKSGKEADVSLLERATPERSCLLAAKRYRDNDHRLFHRDAGYLEGRRERRSREARAMSRRSAFGRNLIAERWAVAEFAALGALWQRGVPVPYPVQRDGTEVLMEFIGDGAQAAPRLAQTRPEPDALVDLWRQLGSALTGMAAAGYAHGDLSPYNLVVHDDRLVVIDLPQLVDLVANPRGAEFLARDVRVVADWFTARGLPAELADPAELTADLLREAGLG; encoded by the coding sequence CTGGACGACTACGGCCCCCGCGAGGTCAGGACTCGGGTCCGGGTCGTGCGGGACGACGAGGAGAACGTCCGGCGCGGCAGGCTCACCCAGGAGGCCAAGAAGCGGCTCGGCGAGTCGCGGCAGCTCACCGGACCCGAGGACGGCGACCGGTGGTCCACCTGGGGCAGCGCCGACCAGGGGCCCGCGCCGCACCCGGCGTGGCTGGTCACCGACCTCGGGGCGGTCGACCGGGAGCTCGGGCTGATCAAGTCCGGCAAGGAGGCGGACGTCTCGCTGCTGGAGCGCGCCACGCCCGAGCGGTCCTGCCTGCTGGCCGCGAAGCGGTACCGGGACAACGACCACCGGCTGTTCCACCGGGACGCGGGTTACCTGGAGGGCCGTCGGGAGCGGCGGAGCCGGGAGGCCCGCGCGATGTCCCGGCGCAGCGCGTTCGGGCGGAACCTGATCGCCGAGCGGTGGGCGGTGGCCGAGTTCGCGGCGCTCGGCGCGCTGTGGCAGCGCGGCGTGCCGGTGCCCTACCCGGTGCAGCGCGACGGCACCGAGGTGCTGATGGAGTTCATCGGCGACGGCGCCCAGGCCGCGCCCCGGCTCGCCCAGACCAGGCCCGAGCCGGACGCGCTGGTGGACCTGTGGCGGCAGCTCGGGTCGGCGCTGACGGGGATGGCCGCCGCCGGGTACGCGCACGGCGACCTGTCGCCGTACAACCTGGTGGTGCACGACGACCGGCTCGTGGTGATCGACCTGCCGCAGCTGGTCGACCTGGTCGCCAACCCGCGCGGGGCCGAGTTCCTGGCGCGCGACGTGCGGGTGGTGGCCGACTGGTTCACCGCGCGCGGCCTGCCCGCCGAGCTGGCCGACCCGGCCGAGCTGACCGCCGACCTCCTCCGGGAGGCCGGACTGGGGTGA
- a CDS encoding DEAD/DEAH box helicase, with amino-acid sequence MPPVSQSRSERPQSSRRPRKRSGQGNRRPQHVDAPLASTVPDHVESTLPEGPLPSFSELGLADELVRALATAGITEPFPIQAATLPDSLAGRDLLGRGQTGSGKTLAFGLALLSRLAGGRAKPHMPRALVLVPTRELAMQVEEALSPFARALGLWCRTVVGGTSFPRQIDALRRGVDLLIATPGRLSDHVRQGTADLSEVMFTALDEADQMADMGFMPQVRAILDLTPENGQRLLFSATLDGDVDKLVRQYLHDPVVHSVAPPTGSVTTMEHHLLFVSAEDKQSVVTEVAAREGRTIMFVRTKHHVDRLAKKLRSMGVHAGALHGGKAQSARTRVLGQFREGTTPVLIATDVAARGIHVDDVSLVVHVDPPADPKDYLHRAGRTARAGQSGTVVTLVTHDQRRAVQGLTSRAGIRPESTKVRPGDDELIRITGAREPSGVPVVEPEVQPRGRRGGAGGGAGARRGGGGFFRGGREGGRGEGGGRDRDRAGGRPRRSAAPQH; translated from the coding sequence TTGCCACCCGTGTCCCAGAGCCGTTCCGAGCGCCCGCAGTCCTCTCGCAGGCCCCGCAAGCGCTCCGGCCAGGGCAACCGCCGTCCGCAGCACGTGGACGCGCCCCTCGCTTCCACCGTTCCCGACCACGTCGAGAGCACCCTCCCCGAAGGCCCGCTGCCCTCGTTCAGCGAGCTGGGCCTGGCCGACGAGCTGGTCCGCGCGCTCGCCACGGCCGGGATCACCGAGCCGTTCCCCATCCAGGCCGCGACCCTGCCCGACTCGCTCGCGGGTCGCGACCTGCTCGGCCGGGGCCAGACCGGCTCCGGCAAGACCCTCGCGTTCGGCCTGGCGCTGCTGTCCAGGCTGGCCGGTGGCCGCGCCAAGCCGCACATGCCGCGCGCGCTGGTGCTGGTCCCCACCCGTGAGCTGGCCATGCAGGTCGAGGAGGCGCTGTCGCCCTTCGCCCGCGCCCTCGGCCTGTGGTGCCGCACCGTCGTGGGCGGCACGTCCTTCCCGCGCCAGATCGACGCGCTGCGCAGGGGCGTCGACCTGCTGATCGCCACGCCCGGTCGGCTCTCCGACCACGTGCGCCAGGGCACCGCGGACCTGTCCGAGGTCATGTTCACCGCCCTGGACGAGGCCGACCAGATGGCCGACATGGGCTTCATGCCGCAGGTGCGGGCCATCCTGGACCTGACCCCCGAGAACGGGCAGCGGCTGCTGTTCTCCGCGACGCTCGACGGCGACGTGGACAAGCTGGTCCGCCAGTACCTGCACGACCCGGTCGTGCACTCGGTCGCGCCGCCCACCGGCAGCGTCACCACCATGGAGCACCACCTGCTGTTCGTGTCCGCCGAGGACAAGCAGTCGGTCGTGACCGAGGTGGCCGCGCGCGAGGGCCGCACGATCATGTTCGTGCGCACCAAGCACCACGTGGACCGGCTGGCCAAGAAGCTGCGGTCGATGGGCGTGCACGCCGGCGCCCTGCACGGCGGCAAGGCGCAGAGCGCGCGCACCCGCGTGCTCGGCCAGTTCCGCGAGGGCACGACCCCGGTCCTGATCGCCACGGACGTCGCCGCGCGCGGCATCCACGTGGACGACGTCAGCCTGGTCGTGCACGTGGACCCGCCCGCCGACCCGAAGGACTACCTGCACCGCGCCGGTCGCACGGCGCGCGCCGGGCAGTCGGGCACGGTCGTCACGCTGGTCACGCACGACCAGCGGCGCGCCGTCCAGGGCCTGACCTCGCGCGCGGGCATCCGCCCGGAGTCGACCAAGGTCCGCCCCGGCGACGACGAGCTGATCCGCATCACCGGCGCCCGCGAGCCCAGCGGCGTTCCCGTGGTGGAGCCCGAGGTGCAGCCGCGCGGTCGTCGTGGTGGCGCGGGCGGCGGCGCGGGCGCCCGTCGTGGCGGCGGCGGGTTCTTCCGCGGCGGTCGCGAGGGTGGCCGTGGCGAGGGTGGCGGCCGTGACCGCGACCGCGCGGGCGGCCGTCCCCGGCGCAGCGCGGCCCCGCAGCACTGA
- the cobA gene encoding uroporphyrinogen-III C-methyltransferase yields the protein MHGEQHYLVGLDLAGKRVVVVGGGSVAQRRLPRLVSSGARVELVSPEVTPTVQGVVDSGAVTWHARRYADGDLDGAWYVLACTSDPEVNARITADAEARRVFCVRADVGALGTAVTPASGNHDGLLVGVLASGDHNRSARVRDGVLSALRDGTLADQHDQPAGVALVGGGPGDPDLITVRGRRLLARADVVVADRLGPVWLLDELPPHVEVVDAAKIPYGRAAAQEFINRTLVDNAKAGKFVVRLKGGDPYVFGRGFEELIACAEAGVPVTVVPGVTSAFGVPALAGVPVTHRGVAHEVVVVSGHVAPDDERSLVDWGALARLRGTVVILMGVERAAAFAAALREGRPGDTPVTVVENGSTDAQRIVRSTLDGLAEAVAAHHVRPPAIIVVGPVAGLAGELPEQV from the coding sequence ATGCACGGAGAACAGCACTACCTGGTGGGCCTGGACCTGGCGGGCAAGCGCGTGGTGGTGGTGGGCGGCGGGTCCGTCGCCCAGCGCCGCCTGCCGCGCCTGGTCTCGTCCGGCGCCCGCGTCGAACTCGTCTCGCCCGAGGTCACCCCCACCGTCCAAGGCGTGGTCGACTCCGGGGCGGTCACCTGGCACGCCCGGCGCTACGCCGACGGCGACCTGGACGGCGCGTGGTACGTGCTCGCCTGCACCTCCGACCCCGAGGTGAACGCCCGGATCACCGCCGACGCCGAGGCCCGCCGCGTGTTCTGCGTGCGCGCCGACGTCGGCGCGCTCGGCACCGCCGTCACCCCCGCCTCCGGCAACCACGACGGCCTGCTCGTCGGCGTCCTGGCCAGCGGCGACCACAACCGCTCGGCGCGCGTGCGCGACGGCGTGCTGTCCGCGCTGCGCGACGGCACCCTCGCCGACCAGCACGACCAGCCCGCGGGCGTGGCCCTGGTCGGCGGCGGCCCCGGCGACCCCGACCTGATCACCGTGCGCGGCAGGCGCCTGCTGGCCAGGGCCGACGTGGTCGTCGCGGACCGCCTCGGCCCGGTGTGGCTGCTGGACGAGCTGCCGCCGCACGTGGAGGTGGTCGACGCCGCGAAGATCCCGTACGGGCGGGCCGCCGCGCAGGAGTTCATCAACCGCACGCTCGTGGACAACGCCAAGGCCGGGAAGTTCGTGGTCCGGCTCAAGGGCGGCGACCCGTACGTGTTCGGGCGCGGCTTCGAGGAGCTGATCGCCTGTGCCGAGGCGGGCGTGCCGGTCACCGTCGTGCCGGGCGTGACCAGCGCGTTCGGCGTTCCCGCCCTCGCGGGCGTCCCGGTGACGCACCGGGGTGTGGCGCACGAGGTCGTGGTGGTGTCCGGCCACGTCGCGCCGGACGACGAGCGCTCCCTGGTCGACTGGGGCGCGCTGGCGAGGCTGCGCGGCACCGTGGTGATCCTGATGGGCGTCGAGCGCGCCGCCGCGTTCGCCGCTGCCCTCCGCGAGGGCCGCCCCGGTGACACCCCGGTGACCGTCGTCGAGAACGGCAGCACGGACGCCCAGCGGATCGTGAGGTCCACTCTGGACGGTCTGGCGGAAGCCGTTGCGGCGCACCACGTCCGCCCGCCGGCGATCATCGTCGTCGGCCCGGTCGCGGGCCTGGCGGGGGAACTGCCCGAGCAGGTGTGA
- a CDS encoding S1 family peptidase, translated as MAKTLRRLAKFIGLGVAAAAIGLMTTPVSSASDVTPFIVGGTRASISEAPWTVYLASSSGSQFCGGTLVKANKVVTAAHCVAGRSASSTRVVIGREDKQSTAGTVATVSGIWSHPSYRTATSGYDVAVLTLGTSVSGTYLPLATPSDTALYAAGTNAVAYGWGATCSGCSTSRYLLKVTVPVTSDATCKTAYSQYSNTSMVCAGVPAGGKDTCQGDSGGPLVAGGKLIGATSWGNGCALPNYPGVYARVAAYYSVLSAQIG; from the coding sequence ATGGCGAAAACCCTGCGTCGCCTGGCGAAGTTCATCGGCCTGGGCGTGGCTGCCGCCGCGATCGGCCTGATGACGACCCCGGTGTCCTCGGCGTCCGACGTCACCCCGTTCATCGTGGGCGGCACCAGGGCCTCGATCAGCGAGGCCCCCTGGACGGTGTACCTGGCCTCCTCCTCCGGCTCCCAGTTCTGCGGCGGCACCCTGGTGAAGGCCAACAAGGTCGTCACCGCCGCGCACTGCGTCGCGGGCCGCTCGGCGTCCAGCACCCGCGTGGTGATCGGCCGCGAGGACAAGCAGAGCACCGCGGGCACGGTGGCCACCGTCTCCGGCATCTGGTCGCACCCGAGCTACCGCACGGCGACCAGCGGCTACGACGTGGCCGTGCTGACCCTGGGCACCAGCGTCAGCGGCACCTACCTGCCGCTGGCCACCCCGTCCGACACGGCCCTCTACGCGGCGGGCACCAACGCTGTCGCCTACGGCTGGGGCGCCACCTGCTCCGGCTGCTCCACGTCCCGCTACCTGCTGAAGGTCACCGTCCCGGTCACCTCGGACGCGACCTGCAAGACGGCGTACTCGCAGTACAGCAACACCTCGATGGTGTGCGCGGGCGTCCCGGCCGGTGGCAAGGACACCTGCCAGGGCGACTCGGGCGGCCCGCTCGTGGCCGGCGGCAAGCTGATCGGCGCCACCTCGTGGGGCAACGGCTGCGCGCTGCCCAACTACCCCGGCGTGTACGCCAGGGTCGCGGCCTACTACAGCGTGCTGAGCGCGCAGATCGGATGA
- a CDS encoding cobalamin biosynthesis protein, translated as MIGLFASTERGRAQAKELAAFLGPDAVVPDGPVAPALRRMWPVLGSAVLFEGSETAIRLVAPLLRDERSDPGVVCVDGAFAIALLGGADALAQRVADVLGRTAVTTAPPTASPLDELLELLDATAEGDAVACGEAMRAGEPVALANPLGFPLPALPDNVLPAGHEAAWTVLLDDRVPRTELGDHVVRVIPRTLVIGIGASAGVTSTDVSGALAKLAADGRLDLRAVRAFATLDRKTEEPGIVDAVEDWGFWHGSTTTPLLGYPGEELAVIPVPNPVELAIGIPSVAEAAALRGAAELSAGGRVEIAAEKVKGARATVAAARVLPRGRLALIGLGPGGADDRTPRAEAELRRASVVVGPPECVDQVRHLLRPGTSVRADGAVRLAEQGVAVALVAPDAGPVVAGPVHADVVRVTGVTGQL; from the coding sequence GTGATCGGCTTGTTCGCGTCGACCGAGCGCGGCAGGGCGCAGGCCAAGGAGCTCGCGGCCTTCCTCGGCCCGGACGCCGTCGTCCCCGACGGCCCCGTCGCGCCCGCGCTGCGCCGGATGTGGCCGGTGCTGGGCAGCGCCGTGCTCTTCGAGGGCAGCGAGACCGCCATCCGCCTCGTGGCCCCCCTGCTGCGCGACGAGCGCTCCGACCCCGGCGTGGTGTGCGTCGACGGCGCGTTCGCCATCGCCCTCCTCGGCGGCGCGGACGCGCTCGCCCAGCGGGTCGCCGACGTGCTCGGCCGCACCGCCGTCACCACCGCCCCGCCCACCGCGTCCCCCCTGGACGAGCTGCTCGAACTGCTCGACGCCACCGCCGAGGGCGACGCGGTGGCGTGCGGCGAGGCGATGCGCGCGGGCGAGCCGGTCGCGCTCGCCAACCCGCTCGGCTTCCCGCTGCCCGCGCTGCCGGACAACGTCCTGCCCGCCGGTCACGAGGCCGCGTGGACGGTGCTGCTGGACGACCGGGTGCCCAGGACCGAGCTGGGCGACCACGTGGTCCGGGTGATCCCCAGGACGCTCGTGATCGGCATCGGCGCGAGCGCGGGCGTCACGTCCACCGACGTCTCCGGCGCGCTCGCCAAGCTCGCCGCCGACGGCAGGCTGGACCTGCGGGCCGTGCGCGCGTTCGCCACGCTCGACCGCAAGACCGAGGAGCCCGGCATCGTCGACGCGGTCGAGGACTGGGGCTTCTGGCACGGCTCCACCACCACGCCCCTGCTCGGCTACCCCGGCGAGGAGCTGGCCGTCATCCCGGTGCCGAACCCGGTGGAGCTGGCCATCGGCATCCCCAGCGTCGCCGAGGCCGCCGCGCTGCGCGGCGCGGCCGAGCTGTCCGCCGGTGGCCGGGTGGAGATCGCCGCCGAGAAGGTCAAGGGCGCGCGGGCCACCGTCGCCGCCGCCCGCGTCCTGCCCAGGGGCAGGCTGGCGCTCATCGGCCTCGGGCCGGGCGGCGCGGACGACCGCACCCCGCGCGCGGAGGCCGAGCTGCGCCGCGCGTCCGTGGTGGTCGGGCCGCCGGAGTGCGTCGACCAGGTCAGGCACCTGCTGCGGCCGGGCACGTCGGTGCGCGCGGACGGCGCGGTGCGGCTGGCGGAGCAGGGCGTCGCGGTGGCGCTGGTGGCGCCGGACGCGGGACCGGTTGTTGCCGGGCCGGTACACGCCGATGTCGTTCGTGTGACCGGAGTCACTGGTCAATTGTGA
- a CDS encoding bifunctional cobalt-precorrin-7 (C(5))-methyltransferase/cobalt-precorrin-6B (C(15))-methyltransferase: MDVPALHRFLTDTGRTWSAVVVVDAAEHGLAHARNVCLARSSVLVANADPAALAKGLAGWRRTLVVPGPSGPSTADPAEVALRSWPEPLPVLCLAEQPLLPDASRWALPDDEFSHRGDGLVATAEVRALVLAKLGPRPGALVWDVAAGPGAVAVECARLGAAVVAVERDPVQCVRIIANASAHHVDVRVVESDVELAPRDLPRPDAVFVGGGGPGAVRACASLGARRVVVATTRLDAVLPSHDALRDGGYAVSGTQLSAARLEDDHLRAVDPVTVLWAEHLA; this comes from the coding sequence ATGGACGTCCCGGCGCTGCACCGCTTCCTGACCGACACCGGCCGCACCTGGTCCGCCGTCGTGGTGGTGGACGCCGCCGAGCACGGCCTCGCGCACGCCCGCAACGTGTGCCTGGCCCGCTCCTCGGTGCTGGTCGCGAACGCGGACCCGGCCGCGCTGGCGAAGGGCCTCGCGGGCTGGCGGCGCACCCTGGTCGTGCCCGGCCCGTCCGGACCGTCCACGGCGGACCCCGCCGAGGTCGCGCTCCGCTCCTGGCCGGAGCCGCTCCCGGTGCTGTGCCTCGCCGAGCAGCCGCTGCTCCCGGACGCCTCCCGGTGGGCGCTGCCGGACGACGAGTTCTCGCACCGGGGCGACGGCCTGGTCGCCACCGCCGAGGTCCGCGCGCTCGTCCTCGCCAAGCTCGGCCCCAGGCCCGGTGCGCTGGTGTGGGACGTGGCGGCGGGTCCCGGCGCGGTCGCCGTGGAGTGCGCGCGCCTGGGCGCGGCCGTGGTGGCCGTGGAGCGCGACCCGGTGCAGTGCGTCCGGATCATCGCGAACGCCTCGGCGCACCACGTGGACGTGCGCGTGGTCGAGTCCGACGTGGAACTCGCCCCGCGCGACCTGCCGCGCCCCGACGCGGTGTTCGTCGGCGGCGGGGGACCGGGCGCGGTGCGCGCCTGCGCGAGCCTGGGCGCACGCCGCGTGGTCGTCGCCACGACCCGCCTCGACGCCGTCCTGCCGTCCCACGACGCCCTCCGCGACGGCGGCTACGCGGTGTCCGGCACCCAGCTGTCCGCCGCGAGGCTGGAGGACGACCACCTGCGCGCGGTGGACCCGGTCACCGTGCTGTGGGCCGAGCACCTGGCCTGA
- a CDS encoding cobalt-precorrin-4/precorrin-4 C(11)-methyltransferase produces MTGRVAFVGAGPGAADLITLRGARRLAEADVVVWAPSVVEVECVREHARPGAELVDFSRVTESEVVEVYRRAAASGQAVVRLHAGDPATWGGLREQHDACLRLGLEIEVVPGVTQVSAAAASVGRELTTSEVAQSLLLASPESAEHVRELAAHGTTLALSASAARADRVAEQLRAGGYADTTPVVIAYKVSLPDAVLVRTTLGELESAVKEHKLYRSTLFLVGDALRAPVRRGAPIGDEPVRQPRASKWRAARAPGAESRSEAAWSAVHDLQETARSRWARAREESGADGVELPVARSLAEPGGPAEITESAESGPVAEALAVDSLPGQAGSPEQEPSEPRKKPPVAAARKRTVSVQASTTPRKPAPARGKKPKRTG; encoded by the coding sequence ATGACAGGTCGGGTCGCCTTCGTGGGTGCCGGCCCCGGTGCCGCCGATCTGATCACCCTCCGAGGGGCCAGGCGACTGGCCGAGGCCGACGTCGTCGTGTGGGCCCCGAGCGTGGTCGAGGTCGAGTGCGTGCGCGAGCACGCCCGCCCCGGCGCGGAGCTGGTGGACTTCTCCCGCGTCACCGAGTCCGAGGTCGTCGAGGTCTACCGCAGGGCAGCCGCGAGCGGCCAGGCCGTGGTCCGGCTGCACGCGGGCGACCCCGCGACGTGGGGCGGGCTGCGCGAGCAGCACGACGCGTGCCTGCGGCTGGGGCTGGAGATCGAGGTCGTGCCCGGCGTGACCCAGGTGTCCGCCGCCGCCGCGTCGGTCGGGCGGGAGCTGACCACCTCCGAGGTCGCGCAGTCGCTCCTGCTGGCCAGCCCGGAGAGCGCCGAGCACGTGCGCGAGCTGGCCGCCCACGGCACCACGCTCGCCCTGTCCGCGTCGGCCGCGCGCGCCGACCGCGTCGCCGAGCAGCTGCGCGCGGGCGGGTACGCCGACACGACGCCGGTCGTCATCGCCTACAAGGTGTCGCTGCCCGACGCGGTGCTCGTGCGCACCACGCTGGGCGAGCTGGAGTCGGCGGTCAAGGAGCACAAGCTCTACCGCAGCACGCTGTTCCTGGTCGGCGACGCGCTCAGGGCGCCGGTCCGCAGGGGCGCGCCGATCGGGGACGAGCCGGTGCGCCAGCCCCGCGCCTCGAAGTGGCGGGCGGCGCGGGCGCCGGGCGCCGAGTCGCGCTCGGAGGCCGCCTGGTCGGCCGTGCACGACCTGCAGGAGACCGCGCGCTCGCGCTGGGCCAGGGCGCGCGAGGAGTCCGGCGCGGACGGCGTGGAGCTGCCCGTAGCGCGGTCGCTGGCCGAGCCCGGCGGTCCCGCCGAGATCACCGAGTCCGCCGAGTCCGGGCCGGTCGCGGAGGCGCTCGCCGTGGACTCGTTGCCCGGTCAGGCCGGTTCCCCCGAGCAGGAGCCGTCGGAGCCGAGGAAGAAGCCCCCGGTCGCGGCGGCGCGCAAGAGGACCGTCTCCGTCCAGGCCAGCACCACCCCGCGCAAGCCCGCCCCGGCGCGCGGGAAGAAGCCGAAGCGCACAGGCTGA
- a CDS encoding cobyrinate a,c-diamide synthase has product MSALVVAAPASGSGKTTVATGLMAALRRAGDAVAPFKVGPDYIDPGYHALATGRPGRNLDPVMVGEHRVPELFAHGARGADLAVVEGVMGLFDGRIDTDGVGSTAHVAKLLGAPVLFVVDARGQSRSLAALLHGFRGYDPGVRLGGVVLNQVGSPRHEQVLRSACADVGLDVLGVLPRDDRFALPSRHLGLVTAAEHGHEAVAAVEAVADAVGAHVDLAAIRALAATANPVAARAWDPDAEIAAVVESSSAPRVPVGSRPVIAVAGGPAFTFGYAEHPELLRAAGADVVVFDPLRDETLPANTSGLLLPGGFPEQHAAELSANEPLRATITALARAGAPVHAECGGLLYLAKSLDGAPMCGVVDSEAAMTPRLVLGYRDAVAPVDSVLLPVGARVTGHEFHRTALSTPHGADPAWRWRGHDGRPAAEGFVLGNVHASYLHTHPASIPESAHRFTAACAAWEHPPA; this is encoded by the coding sequence GTGAGCGCGCTGGTCGTCGCCGCCCCGGCCTCGGGCAGCGGCAAGACCACCGTCGCCACCGGGCTCATGGCGGCGCTGCGCCGCGCGGGCGACGCGGTGGCCCCGTTCAAGGTCGGCCCCGACTACATCGACCCCGGCTACCACGCGCTCGCCACCGGCCGCCCCGGCCGCAACCTGGACCCGGTCATGGTCGGCGAGCACCGGGTTCCCGAGCTGTTCGCGCACGGCGCGCGCGGCGCGGACCTGGCCGTGGTCGAGGGCGTCATGGGCCTGTTCGACGGGCGGATCGACACCGACGGCGTCGGCTCCACCGCGCACGTGGCCAAGCTGCTCGGCGCGCCCGTGCTGTTCGTCGTGGACGCCCGCGGTCAGAGCCGCAGCCTCGCCGCGCTGCTGCACGGATTCCGGGGCTACGACCCCGGCGTGCGCCTGGGCGGCGTGGTCCTCAACCAGGTCGGGTCGCCCCGGCACGAGCAGGTGCTGCGGAGCGCCTGCGCGGACGTGGGCCTGGACGTGCTGGGCGTGCTGCCCAGGGACGACCGGTTCGCCCTGCCCTCGCGCCACCTCGGCCTGGTCACCGCCGCCGAGCACGGCCACGAGGCGGTCGCGGCGGTGGAGGCGGTCGCCGACGCGGTGGGCGCGCACGTGGACCTCGCGGCGATCCGCGCGCTGGCGGCCACCGCCAACCCGGTCGCCGCGCGGGCCTGGGACCCGGACGCCGAGATCGCGGCGGTGGTCGAATCCTCAAGCGCCCCAAGGGTTCCCGTCGGTTCCCGGCCGGTGATCGCGGTCGCGGGCGGCCCCGCGTTCACCTTCGGCTACGCCGAGCACCCCGAGCTGCTGCGCGCGGCGGGCGCCGACGTCGTCGTCTTCGACCCGCTGCGCGACGAGACCCTGCCCGCGAACACCTCGGGGCTGCTGCTGCCCGGCGGGTTCCCCGAGCAGCACGCGGCCGAGCTGTCCGCGAACGAGCCGCTGCGCGCCACCATCACCGCGCTGGCCCGCGCGGGCGCGCCCGTGCACGCCGAGTGCGGCGGCCTGCTGTACCTGGCCAAGTCCCTCGACGGCGCCCCGATGTGCGGCGTGGTCGACTCCGAGGCCGCCATGACCCCGCGCCTGGTCCTGGGCTACCGGGACGCGGTCGCCCCGGTCGACTCGGTGCTGCTGCCGGTCGGCGCGCGCGTCACCGGACACGAGTTCCACCGCACCGCGCTGAGCACCCCGCACGGCGCCGACCCGGCGTGGCGCTGGCGCGGGCACGACGGCCGCCCGGCCGCCGAGGGCTTCGTGCTCGGCAACGTCCACGCGTCCTACCTGCACACCCACCCGGCGTCGATCCCCGAGTCGGCGCACCGCTTCACCGCCGCCTGCGCGGCCTGGGAGCACCCACCGGCCTGA
- the cobO gene encoding cob(I)yrinic acid a,c-diamide adenosyltransferase, whose product MPQGQPTAVPSDGLTTRQRRNRPLLLVHTGPMKGKSTAAFGLALRGWNQGWDIGVFQFVKSAKWKVGEEAAFRALGELHESTGQGGPVQWHKMGEGWSWSRKAGTEEDHAAAALEGWREIARRIADQRHGLYVLDEFTYPLKWGWIDVDEVVEVLVGRPGHQHVVITGRDAPQALVDAADLVVEMTKVKHPMDAGQKGQRGIEW is encoded by the coding sequence ATGCCGCAGGGACAACCCACCGCCGTGCCGTCGGACGGCCTCACCACCCGCCAGCGCCGCAACCGCCCCCTCCTCCTCGTCCACACCGGCCCGATGAAGGGCAAGTCCACCGCCGCCTTCGGGCTCGCCCTGCGCGGCTGGAACCAGGGCTGGGACATCGGCGTGTTCCAGTTCGTGAAGTCCGCCAAGTGGAAGGTCGGCGAGGAGGCCGCGTTCCGCGCGCTCGGCGAGCTGCACGAGAGCACCGGCCAGGGCGGGCCCGTGCAGTGGCACAAGATGGGCGAGGGCTGGTCCTGGTCCCGCAAGGCGGGCACCGAGGAGGACCACGCCGCCGCCGCGCTGGAGGGCTGGCGCGAGATCGCCCGCCGCATCGCCGATCAGCGGCACGGCCTGTACGTGCTGGACGAGTTCACCTACCCGCTCAAGTGGGGCTGGATCGACGTCGACGAGGTGGTGGAGGTGCTGGTCGGCCGGCCCGGCCACCAGCACGTGGTGATCACCGGCCGGGACGCCCCGCAGGCGCTCGTGGACGCCGCCGACCTGGTCGTGGAGATGACCAAGGTCAAGCACCCGATGGACGCCGGCCAGAAGGGCCAGCGGGGGATCGAGTGGTGA